One Candidatus Deferrimicrobiaceae bacterium genomic window carries:
- the yidC gene encoding membrane protein insertase YidC, whose product MEKRMILAIVLSIAILLAWQRLFAPEPAKTPPPTAQRQEAAKAGTGDNAAGAAKPPIRAVAQPPVAGAMAPGRENPLRWITVKTPLYNAVVSTAGGGIQSFALLRYTDHPPPKGKPLDIIGSGAIRPLPLDLSFGESQPAFPALPVFASDAPDELSVPEGGKTAVSLSWQSAAGVRIDREYTFTGGKYDFEVAQKVTNGSAGSLRLKPGIEITQVFAGELGGDSYSFMGAVVDSGGKVERLDLKKIGKGGIGKVPVRWASADAKYFTLIAIPEKDWSLDQATLLGEEGVRIVLAGSPAVLGPREVVSFSVRSFMGPKEYNLLEATGKDLESLVDYGWFAVIAKPLVWVLTASNRVTGNYGIDIILLTILIKIFFYPLTKKSMASMKKMQELAPILNKLKEKYKDDKARQQQEMMNLYKTYKINPMSGCLPMLLQIPVFIALYKGLLVAIELRHAPFMLWINDLSAPEHLWDIELAGYTLPIRLLPLLMGISMFAQQKLTPSAGMDPTQQKMMLFLPVIFTFMFWGFPTGLTIYWLVNNLLSIGQQLIQNRQLEAEKAARA is encoded by the coding sequence ATGGAAAAACGGATGATCCTGGCGATCGTCCTCTCAATCGCCATCCTGCTTGCCTGGCAACGTCTGTTCGCTCCCGAGCCGGCCAAGACCCCGCCGCCGACCGCGCAGCGGCAGGAGGCGGCGAAGGCGGGGACGGGGGACAACGCGGCCGGCGCCGCAAAACCCCCGATCCGTGCAGTCGCGCAGCCCCCGGTGGCCGGAGCGATGGCACCCGGCCGGGAGAATCCCCTCCGGTGGATCACCGTCAAGACTCCCCTGTACAACGCCGTCGTGTCCACCGCCGGAGGCGGGATCCAGTCCTTTGCCCTGCTCCGGTACACCGATCACCCCCCGCCGAAGGGGAAACCGCTCGATATCATCGGCTCCGGGGCGATCCGTCCCCTTCCCCTGGACCTGTCTTTCGGGGAGAGCCAGCCCGCCTTTCCGGCGCTGCCGGTCTTCGCTTCGGATGCGCCCGACGAACTTTCCGTCCCGGAAGGGGGGAAAACGGCCGTCTCCCTGTCCTGGCAATCCGCGGCCGGGGTGCGGATCGACCGGGAATACACCTTCACCGGCGGGAAATACGATTTCGAGGTGGCCCAGAAAGTGACGAACGGGTCGGCGGGGTCGTTGCGGCTCAAGCCGGGGATCGAGATAACCCAGGTCTTCGCGGGGGAGCTGGGCGGCGACTCCTACTCCTTCATGGGAGCCGTCGTGGACAGCGGCGGAAAGGTCGAGCGGCTCGACCTGAAGAAGATCGGGAAGGGGGGGATCGGAAAGGTCCCGGTGCGCTGGGCCTCCGCCGACGCCAAGTACTTCACGCTGATCGCCATCCCCGAAAAGGATTGGAGTCTCGACCAAGCCACCCTGCTGGGGGAAGAGGGGGTCCGGATCGTCCTCGCCGGCTCCCCGGCGGTCCTCGGGCCCCGGGAGGTGGTCTCCTTCTCCGTCCGGTCCTTCATGGGGCCGAAGGAGTACAACCTTCTCGAGGCCACGGGCAAAGACCTGGAGAGCCTCGTCGATTACGGGTGGTTCGCGGTGATCGCCAAGCCGCTCGTCTGGGTGCTCACGGCGAGCAACCGCGTCACGGGGAATTACGGGATCGACATCATCCTGCTTACGATCCTCATCAAGATCTTCTTCTATCCCCTCACGAAGAAGTCGATGGCCTCCATGAAGAAGATGCAGGAGCTCGCCCCCATCCTGAACAAGCTCAAGGAGAAGTACAAGGACGACAAGGCGAGGCAGCAGCAGGAGATGATGAATCTCTACAAGACGTACAAGATCAACCCCATGAGCGGCTGCCTCCCGATGCTCCTCCAGATCCCGGTCTTTATCGCGCTCTACAAGGGGCTCCTCGTGGCGATCGAGCTTCGCCACGCCCCCTTCATGCTCTGGATCAACGACCTGTCCGCGCCCGAGCACCTCTGGGACATCGAGTTGGCGGGGTACACCCTCCCGATCCGGCTGCTCCCCCTGCTCATGGGGATCTCGATGTTCGCCCAGCAGAAGCTCACGCCATCGGCGGGGATGGACCCGACCCAGCAGAAGATGATGCTCTTTCTGCCCGTCATCTTCACCTTCATGTTCTGGGGGTTCCCGACCGGGCTCACGATCTACTGGCTGGTGAACAAC
- the rnpA gene encoding ribonuclease P protein component, with product MGDCRLSKADILRTDREYRDVVRRGMRASTPHYTIYRDSRVRAPAEDGPVAGKIGISVGRRVGTAVVRNRLKRVLREFYRLHKGIFPGGTRTAIVVRKAPREADLASVSAELLPAIERRWGKKGEPSLCRQETSR from the coding sequence GTGGGGGATTGTCGGCTTTCCAAGGCGGATATCCTTCGCACCGACCGCGAATACCGGGACGTGGTTCGCCGGGGGATGCGCGCGTCCACGCCGCACTACACCATCTACCGGGACAGCCGTGTTCGTGCGCCGGCGGAAGACGGGCCCGTCGCCGGGAAGATCGGTATCTCCGTCGGCCGGCGGGTCGGGACCGCGGTGGTCCGCAACCGGTTGAAGCGGGTCCTGCGGGAGTTCTACCGGCTCCACAAGGGGATCTTCCCGGGGGGGACCCGAACGGCCATCGTGGTGCGGAAAGCGCCCCGGGAAGCGGATCTCGCATCGGTGTCCGCGGAGCTCCTTCCCGCGATCGAACGCCGGTGGGGAAAGAAGGGGGAGCCTTCCCTTTGCAGGCAAGAGACATCCCGATAG
- the rpmH gene encoding 50S ribosomal protein L34, with protein MKRTYQPHNRRRLRTHGFRRRMSTPAGRLVLSRRRAKGRKRLAVSVSGKK; from the coding sequence ATGAAACGCACCTACCAGCCCCATAACAGGCGGCGGCTGCGAACCCACGGATTTCGCCGGCGCATGTCGACTCCGGCGGGCAGGCTGGTCCTTTCCCGACGCCGCGCGAAAGGGCGGAAGCGGCTCGCCGTCTCGGTCAGCGGCAAGAAGTAA
- the dnaA gene encoding chromosomal replication initiator protein DnaA, with the protein MEAGRPVTTRAWDTVLSQLKAKVSDQVFETWLRPLRFVSREGTLILVATPHKFFKQWIEENYMPQLEEAARKELGKNVTIEIVVGGEEEGDAERPAAGPDLYPDAASETKPAKPTTRNGELNPRYTFESFVVGAGNQFAHAACYAVANDPAKSYNPLFIYGGVGLGKTHLLHAIGNHTRERNPRVHVAYITSEKFTNELIFSLRTSRMHDFKEKYRNVDVLLVDDIQFIAGKQRTQEEFFHTFNELYSSRKQIVVSSDKFPKEISDLEERIQSRFEWGLVADIQPPDLETRLAILNRKAEADQIALPPDVSLFLATMIKNNIRELEGSLIRIGAHASLTKREINIDLAREVLSRLLESSVREISPDTIQKLVAEHFGVKVTDLRSGRKHKVVALPRQIAMYLMREMTHCSFPDIGQRFGGRDHSTVMYAVKMIEKKMKDDVSLRNSIEALRKAING; encoded by the coding sequence ATGGAGGCAGGTCGACCGGTGACAACCCGGGCGTGGGACACGGTCCTTTCCCAGCTGAAGGCCAAGGTGAGCGACCAGGTGTTCGAGACCTGGCTGCGCCCGCTGCGCTTCGTCTCCCGCGAGGGCACCCTGATCCTGGTGGCCACTCCCCACAAGTTCTTCAAGCAGTGGATCGAGGAGAACTACATGCCGCAGCTCGAAGAGGCGGCGCGCAAGGAGCTCGGGAAAAACGTCACCATCGAAATCGTCGTGGGAGGCGAGGAGGAAGGGGATGCGGAGCGGCCCGCCGCCGGCCCGGATCTGTACCCGGACGCCGCGTCGGAGACGAAGCCGGCGAAACCGACCACGCGCAACGGAGAGTTGAATCCGCGGTACACCTTCGAGAGTTTCGTCGTGGGAGCGGGGAACCAGTTCGCCCACGCCGCGTGCTACGCGGTGGCGAACGATCCCGCCAAGAGCTACAACCCGCTCTTCATTTACGGCGGCGTCGGGTTGGGCAAGACCCACCTGCTCCACGCGATCGGGAACCACACCCGGGAGCGGAACCCGCGCGTCCATGTCGCCTACATCACCTCGGAGAAATTCACGAACGAGCTCATCTTCAGTCTGCGCACGAGCCGGATGCACGATTTCAAGGAGAAGTACCGGAACGTCGACGTGCTCCTGGTCGACGACATCCAGTTCATCGCGGGGAAGCAACGCACGCAGGAGGAGTTCTTCCACACCTTCAACGAGCTGTACTCCTCCCGGAAGCAGATCGTCGTGTCCAGCGACAAGTTCCCGAAGGAGATCTCCGACCTCGAGGAGAGGATCCAGTCCCGCTTCGAGTGGGGGCTCGTGGCGGACATCCAGCCGCCGGACCTGGAGACGAGGCTCGCGATCCTGAACCGGAAGGCGGAGGCCGACCAGATCGCTCTCCCCCCGGATGTCTCCCTCTTCCTCGCCACCATGATCAAGAACAATATCCGGGAGCTCGAGGGGTCGCTGATCCGGATCGGGGCGCACGCCTCCCTCACGAAGCGGGAGATCAATATCGATCTGGCGCGCGAGGTGCTCTCCCGCCTGCTGGAATCCTCGGTCCGCGAAATCTCCCCCGACACCATCCAGAAACTCGTCGCCGAGCATTTCGGCGTGAAAGTCACCGACCTGCGCTCCGGGCGCAAGCACAAGGTGGTCGCCCTTCCGCGGCAGATCGCCATGTACCTCATGCGGGAGATGACCCACTGCTCCTTTCCCGACATCGGACAGCGCTTCGGGGGCCGGGACCATTCCACCGTCATGTACGCCGTAAAAATGATAGAGAAAAAAATGAAAGACGATGTATCGTTAAGAAACAGCATCGAGGCATTGCGCAAAGCGATCAACGGATAA